The DNA segment TTTTTTTATAATCATCTGAAAAAGGAACAGTATATTTAAAAACATTCTCGGTTTCATTTTTTTCTTCACTTATATTATAACGGTAATATCCGTCTTCAAGTAAATCTATAGAATAATATTCTCTTTTTATTCCTGGAAGAATTTTATAATCAAAAGATATTTCCCCACCCTTTGTGTAAAATTCAAGTTTGACCGACGCGGTACAATTGACTCTTTTTTCAACTTCGGGACTGAGATTTTTATAAAATTCACATCGAGTATCAGAAAATCTCATAATTGATATATAACCGTCTTTTTCTGCTGTTTTAAGACTGCCTAAAATCAGTTTATCAAGAGCAACTTTATTAAGAATCATTATAAACAACCTTTCCTTAATTTATCCACTAAAATATTATAACATACTTTAAAATTTTTTCAAGTTTGAATCACTAAAAAATTCGTACAAATGGGGATTACCCTTTTGCACGAATTTTTAAAATACTATTATAGTTTCTTTTCCTGTTCTTCCTGAATATCAGGATGAATTGAAAGCATAGGTTTAATATCTTTTCCTTTAAGATTTCTGTAAACGTAGTTATTTGTTATTCTTACAACCAATCCTGAAAGAGCAATAACACCTATAAGGTTAGGAACCATCATAAGACCATTAAAGGTATCTGAAATATCCCATGCAAGTGAAGATGTTAAAAGTGCTCCGCACATAATTGTTACAAGGTGGATAACTTTATAAAGAAGAGTTGATTTTGTGCCGAATAAGTATTCCCATGCTTTTGTACCATAGTGATCCCATCCTAAAACAGTTGTAAAGGCAAAAAGCAAAATAGCAACAGCGATAAATCTTTCGCCCCATATTCCAAATACACCTGAGAATGCTTTTGCAACTAAAGTTGCATCTGTTGCTCCTTCCCAAATTAAAGCGCCTGTATTAAGATCGATAGCACCGCTTGTTAAAACAACAAGAGCAGTCATTGTACACACAATCATAGTATCTGCAAAAACTTCAAAAATTCCCCAAAGACCTTGTCTAACAGGTTCAACTACATTGGAATTCGAGTGAACCATAACAGATGAGCCAAGACCTGCTTCATTAGAGAAAACGCCTCTTTTACATCCCTGAGTAACTATATCTTTAATAACTATACCACCGACACCACCAAGTGCAGCAGGAACAGTAAAGGCATACTTAAATATTGCATTAAAAGCCGAACCTATATTTGCAAAGTTTATTGCAATAATAATCAAACTGCCTGTTACAAAAAGAACAACCATTACAGGTACAACTTTTTCTGCAAATGATGCAATTCTTTTAAGACCACCGATAATTATAAGAGCTGCAATAATAAGTAAAACAATACCAATAACTATATGATATACTGATACACCTTCGTAAACAACCTGTGATGAAAGAGATGGAATATCAAATGCTGATACCATATTAACAACAATTTTATTAATCTGCCCCATCGCACCTATACCAAAAGATGCTAAAATACAAAAGATTGAAAATAAAATGGCAAGAATTTTACCTATGTACTTAAATCCTTTTTTAGAGCCAAGACCTTCTTCAAGATAATACATTGCTCCGCCTGACCATTCGCCATCAGCATTCTTTCTTCTAAAATAAATACCAAGAACATTTTCTGAATAGTTAGTCATCATTCCCAAAAATGCCGCAATCCACATCCAGAATACTGCTCCGGGACCACCTGCAACAATAGCAGCAGCAACCCCTGCAATATTACCTACACCGATAGTTGCTGCAAGTGCAGTACAAAGTGCCTGAAACTGAGATATAGATTTTCCTTTTACGTGACCTGAAACATCTTTTTTAAAAAGACTTCCAAGTGTTTCGCTCATCCAGTGACGGATTTTAGTAATCTGGAATACTCCTGTTAAAACAGTCATAAGTACTCCTGTTAAAAGAAGAAGATACAATCCCTTCCCCCATACGAATGAGTTAACATCATTGTTAAATTCTGTTAACCAATTAAAAAAATTACCCATTTTTTTCTCCTTCCGCTAAGAAAAAGATATTTTGACGCTCTTTTTAAAATACATAATTTAAAAAGCGGAGTTTTTGCACAACAAAAACTCCGCATATAAATAAAGCATTCTAAAAACTTTACCTCCGTCCTTTCGCCTGAGAGATTAACTCATAAAATGAGTTTTGCACCTTCGGCACCCTTTGTTCTTAATATAAAGAACCGGACTTCTCCGGAGCGCTATCCGTCTGCAGTCTTTACTTAAATTAATTAAGCACCTGAGAGTGTTACTCCTTCGGCAGGCTCGCGCCTTTTTCCTGCATTCTTCACTTAGCATTAATATTTTTTTCTTAGTATATCATTTTAATTATTGCTTGTCAATACATTATATTATTGTTTATTTATTTTTATGTTCTTTTTCGATAAGTTTTTTAATTGCTAAAACTGCTGTTTTAATTGCATTATCACTATCAAAACATACTTCTTCTTTAAGTCCCATATCACGCCTTGTCTGATTACCCATTATCGTTAAAACTGAACCGACTCTTACTCCTCTTATTGCTCCGACAATAAATAAAGAAGCATTTTCCATCTCACTTGCAAGTACTCCACACTTTAACCACGCATCCCACTTATAATCAAGTTCAGATTGAGTGGGCATACTTTGAGGACTGTGCTGACCATAAAAAGAATCTTTACTCTGGACTACTCCTATGTGATATTTAAAATTAAGTTCTTCCGCTGCCTCTTTAAGTGCCAGAGTAACAGTAAAATCTGAAACTGCAGGAAATTCAATCGGTGCATATTCTCTTGTTGTTCCCTCCTGCCTTACTGCACCTGTTGCAATTACCAAATCGCCTGACGTAACATCTTCTTTAATTCCACCTGCAGTACCTACTCTTATAAATGTATCAGCACCTATATGAATAAGTTCTTCCAAAGCAATTGAAGCAGAAGGCCCTCCTATACCCGTTGATACTACACTTACTTTTTCACCAAATAAATATCCCGTATATGTTACATATTCCCTGT comes from the Oscillospiraceae bacterium genome and includes:
- a CDS encoding alanine:cation symporter family protein, with the translated sequence MGNFFNWLTEFNNDVNSFVWGKGLYLLLLTGVLMTVLTGVFQITKIRHWMSETLGSLFKKDVSGHVKGKSISQFQALCTALAATIGVGNIAGVAAAIVAGGPGAVFWMWIAAFLGMMTNYSENVLGIYFRRKNADGEWSGGAMYYLEEGLGSKKGFKYIGKILAILFSIFCILASFGIGAMGQINKIVVNMVSAFDIPSLSSQVVYEGVSVYHIVIGIVLLIIAALIIIGGLKRIASFAEKVVPVMVVLFVTGSLIIIAINFANIGSAFNAIFKYAFTVPAALGGVGGIVIKDIVTQGCKRGVFSNEAGLGSSVMVHSNSNVVEPVRQGLWGIFEVFADTMIVCTMTALVVLTSGAIDLNTGALIWEGATDATLVAKAFSGVFGIWGERFIAVAILLFAFTTVLGWDHYGTKAWEYLFGTKSTLLYKVIHLVTIMCGALLTSSLAWDISDTFNGLMMVPNLIGVIALSGLVVRITNNYVYRNLKGKDIKPMLSIHPDIQEEQEKKL
- the udp gene encoding uridine phosphorylase, which gives rise to MEKLFYANEKEYHINLKKGDVGKYVILPGDPGRCEKIAKYLDDAKFISSNREYVTYTGYLFGEKVSVVSTGIGGPSASIALEELIHIGADTFIRVGTAGGIKEDVTSGDLVIATGAVRQEGTTREYAPIEFPAVSDFTVTLALKEAAEELNFKYHIGVVQSKDSFYGQHSPQSMPTQSELDYKWDAWLKCGVLASEMENASLFIVGAIRGVRVGSVLTIMGNQTRRDMGLKEEVCFDSDNAIKTAVLAIKKLIEKEHKNK